A single window of Eucalyptus grandis isolate ANBG69807.140 chromosome 1, ASM1654582v1, whole genome shotgun sequence DNA harbors:
- the LOC104454202 gene encoding uncharacterized protein LOC104454202, whose protein sequence is MPDEQPKEGKRRNKRRNICIAVLAVAVILFLVILILALTVFKAKRPVITVKSMNLTDLGISVDMARMRALLNMTVGADISVRNPNVAGVRYTDSFALLGYRGETVGDAPIPAGRISAYSTEAMNIAVAVMADRLVSNPQVFADVMAGVLPLTANTKISGKVSLLSMFKIHVTSAVSCDINVFFSNRTIDYHQCTYDTKL, encoded by the coding sequence ATGCCCGACGAGCAGCCGAAGGAAGGTAAGCGGCGCAACAAGCGTAGGAACATCTGCATCGCGGTGTTGGCAGTCGCCGTGATCCTCTTCCTGGTGATTTTGATACTGGCCCTGACGGTTTTCAAGGCCAAGAGGCCGGTGATCACGGTGAAGTCGATGAATCTGACGGACCTTGGCATCTCGGTCGACATGGCCCGGATGAGAGCGTTGCTGAACATGACGGTAGGTGCAGACATCTCCGTGAGGAACCCGAATGTGGCGGGAGTCAGGTACACGGACTCGTTCGCGCTCCTGGGCTACCGAGGAGAGACCGTTGGCGATGCTCCAATCCCTGCAGGCAGGATCTCAGCCTACAGCACGGAGGCCATGAACATCGCGGTGGCGGTAATGGCGGATCGCCTCGTGTCAAACCCGCAGGTTTTCGCCGACGTCATGGCGGGCGTGCTTCCCTTGACTGCTAACACGAAAATATCAGGCAAGGTTTCCCTCTTGAGCATGTTCAAGATTCACGTGACGTCCGCCGTTTCCTGCGACATCAATGTGTTCTTTTCCAATAGAACCATTGATTACCATCAATGCACATATGATACGAAGCTGTAA
- the LOC104433326 gene encoding LOW QUALITY PROTEIN: calcium-binding protein CML42 (The sequence of the model RefSeq protein was modified relative to this genomic sequence to represent the inferred CDS: inserted 1 base in 1 codon) — MACERSLSKKSASFRLHSPSLNSLRLRRIFDLFDRNGDGVITVGELGHALATLGLEANPAEVDAAVASFVKPGSXGLEFDGFVLLHQSLDSIFPDPCENGDDDSGSSGSSGSSESSSQEESDLSEAFKVFDEDGDGFISATELQAVLGKLGLPEGQEIARVQQMIVSVDRNQDGLVDFFEFKDMMRGVIATVGS; from the exons ATGGCGTGCGAGAGGAGCCTGAGCAAGAAGTCCGCCTCGTTCCGCCTCCACAGCCCCAGCCTCAActccctccgcctccgccgcatCTTCGACCTCTTTGACCGCAACGGCGACGGGGTCATCACCGTCGGCGAGCTCGGCCACGCCCTCGCCACCCTCGGCCTCGAGGCCAACCCCGCTGAGGTCGATGCCGCCGTCGCCTCCTTCGTCAAGCCTGGCT CCGGCCTCGAGTTCGACGGCTTCGTCCTCCTCCACCAGTCCCTCGACAGCATCTTTCCCGATCCGTGTGAGAACGGCGACGACGACTCTGGCAGCAGCGGCAGCTCCGGCTCCTCCGAGTCTTCTTCGCAGGAGGAGAGCGACCTGTCGGAGGCGTTCAAGGTGTTCGACGAGGACGGCGATGGGTTCATATCGGCGACGGAGCTGCAGGCGGTCCTCGGCAAGCTCGGGCTGCCGGAGGGGCAGGAGATCGCGCGGGTCCAGCAGATGATCGTGTCGGTCGACCGGAACCAGGACGGGCTGGTCGATTTCTTCGAGTTCAAGGACATGATGCGAGGCGTCATTGCCACCGTCGGTTCTTGA
- the LOC104433315 gene encoding uncharacterized protein LOC104433315 translates to MFGTAIRLLARKPKPKMKPIELKMPPEQTQTITRVIFDILKEHGPLTIAGTWERVQEVGLRGLTSKRHMKIVLRWMRERQKVRLLCNHVGPNKQFLYTTWFTKVRQETERTVNAASKPEHPRFVAGRPIVNVESTHKDV, encoded by the exons ATGTTTGGGACGGCGATTAGGCTTCTTGCGAGGAAGCCAAAGCCGAAGATGAAACCGATTGAGCTCAAGATGCCACCGGAGCAGACACAAACCATCACGAGGGTCATCTTTGATATATTGAAGGAGCATGGTCCTCTCACGATCGCAGGCACCTGGGAACGTGTTCAA GAAGTTGGTTTAAGAGGACTGACTAGCAAAAGGCACATGAAAATAGTGTTGAGATGGATGAGAGAGCGACAGAAGGTGCGGCTCTTATGCAACCATGTTGGTCCGAATAAGCAATTTCTCTACACAACTTGGTTCACAAAAGTGCGACAAGAAACGGAGAGAACAGTGAATGCTGCTTCAAAACCTGAACATCCACGATTTGTTGCAGGTAGGCCTATTGTAAATGTGGAAAGCACACACAAAGATGTGTAG